From a region of the Fuerstiella sp. genome:
- a CDS encoding pyridoxal-phosphate dependent enzyme, producing TNAVTVTDQEIQGAMKWLYENHGLRTEPSGVTTVAALLQGRVKLTGSGDVVAVISGRNVDESRFREWISV from the coding sequence ACAAATGCAGTTACGGTCACTGATCAGGAGATTCAGGGGGCAATGAAGTGGCTGTACGAAAATCACGGCCTGCGAACTGAGCCATCGGGGGTCACCACCGTTGCAGCGTTGTTACAGGGGCGTGTGAAACTGACAGGCAGCGGCGATGTGGTGGCTGTTATCAGCGGTCGTAATGTGGACGAGTCCCGATTCCGTGAGTGGATTTCCGTGTAG